From one Lycorma delicatula isolate Av1 chromosome 2, ASM4794821v1, whole genome shotgun sequence genomic stretch:
- the Oli gene encoding basic helix-loop-helix family member olig — MESTGTYFSTESAQVPGRRTPLGAVGLGSFYYPPAATGPPSDENRPDAGTHQSHSSHSRLQQQQQQLTAGVVGGVGATGSGSSKSKSRQGKSVRLNINARERRRMHDLNDALDELRSVIPYAHSPSVRKLSKIATLLLAKNYILMQANALEELRRLIAYLQAQGTMTMPPGFDLQATVFPSKPPTSPLPSAEPPLT; from the exons ATGGAATCAACAGGCACATACTTCTCTACAGAGTCAGCACAAGTGCCTGGCAGAAGAACTCCTCTTGGTGCAGTCGGACTAGGCAGCTTCTACTACCCTCCTGCTGCTACTGGTCCTCCTTCGGATGAAAATCGGCCTGACGCTGGAACTCATCAATCTCATTCTAGTCATAG tAGATTACAACAGCAACAACAACAGCTGACTGCTGGTGTTGTCGGTGGAGTTGGTGCAACTGGATCTGGAAGTTCCAAATCAAAATCAAGACAAGGAAAATCTGTAAGACTGAACATTAATGCCAGGGAACGTCGTCGAATGCATGATTTAAATGATGCATTGGATGAACTACGAAGTGTAATTCCTTACGCACATTCACCATCTGTtcgtaaactttcaaaaatagcTACTCTTTTGTtagcaaaaaattatattctcatgCAAGCTAATGCACTTGAGGAGTTAAGAAGACTTATTGCTTATTTACAG GCTCAAGGAACAATGACAATGCCACCTGGATTTGATTTACAAGCTACAGTTTTTCCAAGCAAACCTCCAACATCACCACTTCCTTCTGCAGAGCCTCCTCTGACATGA